The following are encoded in a window of Nibricoccus aquaticus genomic DNA:
- the araH gene encoding L-arabinose ABC transporter permease AraH — protein MSASAPSTAASAKPSTTAAFLDRAGMLLILAALILVCSFAVPNFASPNNAESVLLAVSTVGIVATTMLFCLASGNFDLSVGTIIPAGGVLCALILRDTGNLPLAIAGSLGFGAIVGLINGVVVAKFKINPLITTLSTMMMVKGLAFAFADSRSIGISHDGILGLANAAFPVIHNDRGGILFQITAPVWICFGLFGLFGFLLQRTTFGRNTLAVGGNEEAARLAGIPVDRVKITIFVLQGAIAALAGTLLAARMGIGDPKVAPGIELSIISACVLGGVSLSGGIGRMSYVIAGVFIMGIVENAMNLLNIKHDYQYIVRGAILLSAVLFDRFRQNR, from the coding sequence ATGTCCGCCTCCGCTCCGTCCACCGCCGCCTCCGCCAAACCCAGCACCACCGCCGCCTTTCTCGATCGCGCCGGCATGTTGCTCATCCTCGCCGCGCTCATCCTGGTCTGCTCCTTCGCGGTCCCCAACTTCGCCTCGCCCAACAACGCCGAGAGCGTCCTCCTCGCCGTCTCCACCGTCGGCATCGTCGCCACCACGATGCTCTTCTGTCTCGCCTCGGGTAACTTCGACCTCTCCGTCGGCACCATCATCCCCGCCGGTGGCGTCCTCTGCGCGCTCATCCTCCGCGACACCGGCAACCTCCCCCTCGCCATCGCCGGCTCGCTCGGTTTCGGAGCCATCGTCGGCCTCATCAACGGCGTCGTCGTCGCCAAATTCAAAATCAACCCCCTCATCACCACGCTCTCCACGATGATGATGGTCAAAGGCCTCGCCTTCGCCTTCGCCGACAGCCGCTCCATCGGCATCAGCCACGACGGCATCCTCGGCCTCGCCAACGCCGCCTTCCCCGTCATCCACAACGACCGCGGCGGCATCCTCTTTCAAATCACCGCCCCCGTCTGGATCTGCTTCGGCCTCTTCGGCCTCTTCGGATTCCTCCTCCAGCGCACCACCTTCGGCCGCAACACCCTCGCCGTCGGCGGCAACGAAGAAGCCGCCCGCCTCGCCGGCATCCCCGTCGATCGCGTGAAGATCACCATCTTCGTCCTCCAAGGCGCCATCGCCGCCCTCGCTGGCACGTTGCTCGCCGCCCGCATGGGCATCGGTGATCCCAAAGTCGCCCCAGGCATCGAGCTCTCCATCATCTCCGCCTGCGTCCTCGGCGGTGTCTCCCTCAGCGGCGGCATCGGCCGCATGAGCTACGTCATCGCCGGCGTCTTCATCATGGGCATCGTCGAAAACGCGATGAACCTTCTGAACATCAAACACGATTATCAGTACATCGTCCGCGGCGCCATCCTCCTCAGCGCCGTCCTCTTCGACCGCTTCCGCCAAAACCGCTAA
- the mgtE gene encoding magnesium transporter, with amino-acid sequence MSDTLTLRAEISALIARRDFAALKKKIEPWLPVDLAPIVADMPLEELAMLFRHSSREVAAAAFGYLAVDAQRKLLRQLTQEQAAALLNALPPDDRTAFLDELPLDVAMQMLALLSPEERKVAQSLLAYPENSVGRMMTLDFVTARPEWTVGETLAHVRENGADRETLNMVYVVDESGRLLDDVRMRRVLLSPLEKRMSELFDGSCPTLPATDDRETALEMFRKYDRVGLPVVDEFGKIIGIVTVDDMLDVAAEEATEDIQKLGGSEALDEPYTTIPLLKMVRKRASWLVILFLGEMLTATAMSYFEDEIAKAVVLALFVPLVISSGGNAGSQAATLVIRALALGEFTLSQWWRVMRRELMAGLALGVILGAVGFLRIAVWSQFSDIYGPHWLLVATTVGSALVGVVLWGSLIGSMLPLLLKRLGFDPATSSAPFVATLVDVTGLVIYFGLGYLLLRGTLL; translated from the coding sequence ATGTCCGACACGCTTACTTTGAGGGCGGAGATTTCCGCGCTGATCGCCCGCAGGGATTTCGCCGCGCTGAAAAAGAAGATCGAGCCGTGGCTGCCAGTCGATCTCGCGCCGATCGTGGCCGATATGCCGTTGGAGGAACTGGCGATGCTGTTCCGGCATTCGTCGCGTGAAGTGGCGGCGGCGGCGTTTGGCTATCTGGCGGTCGATGCGCAGCGGAAATTATTGCGGCAGCTGACACAAGAGCAGGCGGCGGCGTTACTCAACGCGCTGCCGCCGGACGATCGCACGGCGTTTCTGGATGAACTGCCGCTCGATGTGGCCATGCAGATGCTCGCACTGCTTTCGCCGGAGGAGCGCAAGGTCGCCCAGTCGTTGCTGGCGTATCCGGAAAACAGTGTCGGCCGGATGATGACGCTGGATTTCGTGACGGCGCGTCCGGAGTGGACGGTGGGTGAAACGCTCGCACACGTGCGGGAAAACGGGGCCGACCGGGAGACGCTTAACATGGTCTATGTCGTGGACGAGAGCGGGCGTTTGCTGGACGACGTGCGCATGCGGCGCGTGCTGCTGTCGCCGCTGGAGAAACGCATGAGCGAGCTGTTTGACGGGAGTTGCCCGACACTGCCCGCGACCGATGACCGAGAGACGGCGCTGGAGATGTTTCGCAAGTACGACCGTGTCGGACTTCCGGTGGTCGATGAATTTGGGAAGATCATCGGGATCGTGACAGTGGACGACATGCTCGATGTGGCGGCGGAGGAGGCGACGGAGGACATCCAGAAGCTGGGCGGCAGCGAGGCGCTGGATGAGCCGTACACGACGATTCCGCTGCTGAAAATGGTGCGGAAGCGCGCGAGCTGGCTGGTAATATTGTTTCTCGGCGAGATGCTGACGGCGACGGCGATGAGCTATTTTGAAGACGAGATCGCGAAGGCGGTGGTGCTGGCGCTGTTCGTGCCGCTGGTGATCAGCTCGGGAGGCAACGCCGGATCGCAGGCGGCGACGCTCGTGATTCGTGCGCTGGCGCTGGGGGAGTTCACGCTGTCGCAATGGTGGCGGGTGATGAGGCGCGAACTGATGGCGGGACTGGCGCTCGGGGTGATTTTGGGGGCGGTGGGATTTCTCCGTATCGCGGTGTGGTCGCAGTTCAGCGATATCTATGGACCGCACTGGCTGCTCGTGGCGACGACGGTGGGAAGCGCGCTGGTGGGAGTCGTCCTTTGGGGCTCGTTGATCGGATCGATGCTGCCGTTGTTGCTGAAGCGGCTGGGCTTCGATCCGGCGACATCGTCGGCGCCGTTTGTGGCGACGCTGGTCGATGTGACCGGCCTGGTGATTTATTTTGGGCTCGGGTATCTGCTGCTGCGCGGGACGCTGCTGTGA
- a CDS encoding arabinose ABC transporter substrate-binding protein, whose translation MKSLRFLLPVLALGLIAGCSKKSDPAASGSTAAAPDKVKIAFLVKQPEEPWFQYEWKGADKAAAQYGFEVMKLGVPDGEKTLSTIDTIAVAGAQGFVICTPDVRLGPAIMNKAKQKGLKVVTVDDQFVKDGKFMTEVPYVGMSASRIGRKQGETLAAEFKKRGWALEETGVCAITFEELDTARERTDNSIAALKDAGIPAERIFKAPQKTTDIPGAFDAASILLTQQSSIKRWLILGMNDNAVLGAVRAMEGRGFTHETAVGVGINGTDCIDELRKTKPTPFFGSMLASAPQEGFAASEMLYKWIKDGTPPPLDTRTEGILITRENFQEILKREGIID comes from the coding sequence ATGAAATCCCTGCGCTTCCTCCTGCCCGTCCTCGCTCTCGGTCTCATCGCCGGTTGCTCCAAAAAATCCGACCCCGCCGCCTCCGGCAGCACCGCTGCAGCTCCCGATAAAGTGAAGATCGCCTTCCTCGTGAAACAGCCCGAGGAGCCCTGGTTCCAGTACGAGTGGAAGGGCGCCGATAAAGCCGCCGCCCAATACGGCTTCGAAGTCATGAAGCTCGGCGTTCCCGACGGCGAAAAAACCCTTTCCACCATCGACACCATCGCCGTCGCCGGCGCCCAGGGTTTCGTCATCTGCACGCCCGACGTCCGCCTCGGGCCAGCCATCATGAACAAGGCTAAACAGAAAGGCCTCAAGGTCGTCACCGTGGACGACCAGTTCGTCAAAGACGGCAAGTTCATGACCGAGGTCCCCTACGTCGGCATGTCCGCCTCGCGCATCGGCCGCAAACAGGGCGAAACCCTCGCCGCCGAATTCAAAAAACGCGGCTGGGCCCTCGAAGAAACCGGCGTCTGCGCCATCACGTTCGAAGAACTGGATACCGCTCGCGAACGCACCGACAACTCCATCGCCGCCCTCAAAGACGCCGGCATCCCCGCCGAGCGCATCTTCAAAGCTCCGCAAAAAACGACCGACATCCCCGGCGCCTTCGACGCCGCCAGCATCCTCCTCACCCAGCAGTCCTCGATCAAACGCTGGCTCATCCTCGGCATGAACGACAACGCCGTCCTCGGTGCCGTCCGCGCCATGGAAGGCCGTGGCTTCACTCACGAGACCGCCGTCGGCGTCGGCATCAATGGCACCGATTGCATCGACGAACTCCGTAAGACCAAGCCCACCCCCTTCTTCGGCTCCATGCTCGCCTCCGCTCCACAAGAAGGCTTCGCCGCCTCCGAGATGCTCTACAAGTGGATCAAAGACGGTACCCCGCCGCCCCTCGATACCCGCACCGAAGGCATCCTCATCACCCGCGAAAACTTCCAGGAAATCCTGAAACGCGAAGGCATCATCGACTGA
- a CDS encoding ATP-binding protein — MESGNPTKPWLLKAVSLLRVSLEPPRHELNELDWKAALSPDKARLTEHLSALSNQAGGGVLVYGVTNQGTPGGVSETEIASCINQLANLGRDALEPPIAIDHFVESYQGARLLFIHVPESTTKPVYLRGKTLEHAFIRSGGSTRKASRQEIGTMMLHSRTPKWEDLRASVLLEENDLAGRLDTEPLLRLLERSTPIDRDALLAWMEQESFVLREQGPSGGYITNLGAIAAARQMSEFPSLEHKAVRVIVYDGVNKARTKLEQEGGRGYAIGFQGLIRFVMSQLPQSEVIEQALREKRTLYPEIALREIIANALIHQDFTTTGSGPLVEIFSDRIEITNPGTLLPSKQLDRLIGTQPESRNERLAKAFRRMKICEERVSGLVKAGLEVELYGLPPIQFTSPPGFFKATLFAPKTYAQMSPNERLDACYQHAVLKFLSSATMTNTSLRERLKVPEKQRSMISVIIQEAIEAGRIKPADPDNKSKKFAEYIPYWA; from the coding sequence GTGGAATCCGGCAACCCCACAAAACCATGGCTTCTCAAAGCAGTAAGTCTGCTGAGAGTCAGCTTGGAACCTCCTCGTCACGAACTCAACGAGCTCGACTGGAAAGCAGCTCTTTCCCCCGACAAAGCCCGGCTAACAGAACACTTGTCAGCACTGTCCAATCAGGCGGGAGGTGGCGTCTTGGTTTATGGCGTCACCAATCAGGGAACTCCCGGCGGGGTGTCTGAAACAGAAATCGCTTCGTGCATAAATCAGCTGGCCAACCTTGGTCGCGACGCACTGGAACCGCCCATTGCCATCGATCATTTCGTGGAGAGCTACCAAGGCGCTCGGCTACTTTTTATCCACGTGCCGGAATCGACAACCAAACCTGTCTATCTACGCGGCAAAACACTTGAGCATGCGTTCATTCGCTCAGGTGGCTCCACCCGCAAGGCATCGCGTCAGGAAATCGGCACCATGATGCTTCATAGCCGTACGCCCAAATGGGAAGATTTGAGAGCCTCTGTGTTGCTAGAGGAAAATGACCTCGCCGGTCGCCTAGATACCGAACCGCTCCTGCGCCTGCTAGAACGCTCCACACCAATTGACCGGGACGCTTTGCTCGCGTGGATGGAACAGGAGTCCTTCGTTCTGAGAGAACAAGGCCCCTCCGGTGGTTACATCACCAATTTAGGAGCGATAGCTGCGGCCCGGCAGATGAGCGAATTCCCATCACTCGAACACAAAGCAGTACGGGTGATCGTTTATGACGGCGTGAACAAAGCGCGTACGAAGCTCGAACAAGAAGGCGGTCGAGGCTACGCCATCGGCTTTCAAGGGCTCATCCGGTTCGTGATGTCACAACTACCGCAAAGTGAAGTGATCGAACAGGCCTTGCGCGAAAAGCGCACTCTGTATCCAGAAATTGCGCTACGCGAAATCATCGCGAATGCGCTAATCCACCAAGATTTCACCACAACGGGATCAGGTCCACTGGTGGAAATTTTTTCTGACCGGATAGAGATTACGAATCCAGGCACCCTCCTGCCTTCAAAGCAGCTGGACCGATTAATCGGAACCCAACCCGAATCCCGAAACGAACGTCTGGCCAAAGCTTTTCGGCGCATGAAAATCTGTGAAGAGCGTGTATCCGGCCTCGTGAAAGCGGGACTGGAAGTAGAGCTCTACGGATTACCACCCATTCAATTTACAAGCCCTCCCGGCTTTTTTAAGGCCACATTGTTTGCTCCGAAAACCTACGCGCAAATGTCGCCAAACGAACGCCTCGACGCCTGCTATCAGCACGCCGTGCTCAAATTTCTGTCGAGCGCCACCATGACGAACACGTCATTGCGCGAGCGATTGAAAGTGCCTGAAAAGCAGCGTTCGATGATATCCGTAATCATTCAAGAGGCCATCGAAGCAGGGCGTATCAAACCTGCGGATCCGGACAATAAATCGAAAAAGTTCGCCGAATATATTCCTTATTGGGCGTAA
- the araG gene encoding L-arabinose ABC transporter ATP-binding protein AraG, producing the protein MSAAQPYLVFDAITKTYPGVKALRGVTFGVHEGTVHALMGENGAGKSTLLKALAGAHQPTTGSLRIAGKDHVFTNTSAAMAAGVAVIYQELHLVPEMTVAENIYLGHLPARGGLIDRSRLRELAAQQLRRLGENIDPDTKLANLPIGQRQMVEIAKALTRGAKVIAFDEPTSSLSAREIDKLFNVIADLRREGCAILYVTHRMEEVFRLCDACTVLRDGAHVRTHDSLKAITPDVLVKDMVGRDIADVYGYRPRAHGAPALEVEKIFGPGINAPVSLNVARGEILGLFGLVGAGRTELLKLLFGATPATTGVIRIQEKPATIKRPADAIRSGLVYCTEDRKKEGIVPVASVQENCNISARRHHVLLGGIINERWERENAQHQSTSLAVKTPSLGQLIKNLSGGNQQKVILGRWLSEDVKVLMLDEPTRGIDVGAKSEIYNLIFKLAADGVGVLVVSSDLPEVLGLADRLLVMRQGKISAEFLRADFNPERILASALPIESSAA; encoded by the coding sequence ATGTCCGCCGCCCAGCCCTACCTCGTCTTCGACGCCATCACCAAAACCTACCCGGGCGTGAAAGCCCTCCGCGGTGTCACCTTCGGCGTCCACGAGGGCACCGTCCACGCGCTCATGGGTGAAAACGGCGCGGGTAAATCCACGCTCCTCAAAGCCCTCGCCGGTGCCCACCAACCCACTACGGGCAGCCTTCGCATCGCCGGCAAAGACCACGTCTTCACCAACACCTCCGCCGCCATGGCCGCCGGCGTCGCCGTGATCTACCAGGAGCTCCATCTCGTCCCCGAGATGACGGTCGCCGAAAACATTTACCTTGGCCATCTCCCCGCGCGCGGCGGCCTCATCGACCGCTCCCGCCTCCGCGAACTCGCCGCCCAGCAACTCCGCCGTCTGGGTGAGAACATCGATCCCGACACCAAACTCGCCAACCTCCCCATCGGTCAGCGCCAGATGGTCGAGATTGCCAAGGCCCTCACGCGCGGTGCCAAGGTCATCGCCTTCGACGAACCCACCAGCTCGCTCTCCGCCCGCGAGATCGATAAACTTTTCAACGTCATCGCCGACCTCCGCCGCGAGGGCTGCGCCATCCTCTACGTCACGCATCGCATGGAGGAAGTCTTCCGCCTCTGCGACGCCTGCACCGTCCTCCGCGACGGCGCGCACGTGAGGACTCACGACTCGCTCAAAGCCATCACGCCCGACGTCCTCGTCAAAGACATGGTCGGCCGCGACATCGCAGATGTCTACGGCTACCGCCCGCGCGCACACGGCGCTCCCGCCCTCGAAGTCGAAAAAATCTTCGGCCCCGGCATCAACGCCCCCGTCTCTCTCAACGTCGCCCGCGGCGAAATCCTCGGCCTCTTCGGCCTGGTCGGCGCCGGTCGCACCGAACTCCTCAAACTCCTCTTCGGCGCCACGCCCGCCACCACCGGCGTCATCCGTATCCAGGAAAAACCTGCGACCATCAAACGCCCCGCCGACGCCATCCGCTCCGGACTCGTTTACTGCACCGAGGACCGCAAAAAAGAAGGCATCGTCCCCGTCGCCTCCGTTCAGGAGAACTGCAACATCTCCGCCCGCCGCCACCACGTCCTCCTCGGCGGCATCATCAACGAGCGCTGGGAACGCGAAAACGCGCAGCACCAAAGCACCTCGCTCGCCGTCAAAACGCCTTCCCTCGGCCAGCTCATCAAAAACCTCTCCGGCGGAAATCAGCAAAAGGTCATCCTCGGCCGCTGGCTCTCCGAAGACGTCAAAGTCCTCATGCTCGACGAGCCCACCCGCGGCATCGACGTCGGCGCCAAGAGCGAAATCTACAACCTCATCTTCAAACTCGCCGCCGACGGCGTCGGTGTCCTCGTCGTCTCGAGCGACCTCCCCGAAGTCCTCGGCCTCGCCGACCGCCTCCTCGTCATGCGCCAGGGCAAAATCTCCGCCGAGTTCCTCCGCGCCGACTTCAACCCCGAGCGCATCCTCGCCTCCGCCCTCCCCATCGAATCTTCCGCCGCCTGA
- the araA gene encoding L-arabinose isomerase, whose protein sequence is MSLVNLTTPEIWFVCGSQHLYGEGPLKQVAANAQAVVDGLVKSKRLPLPLKFKALLVDSDQIAKVCVEANADPKCAGLVLWMHTFSPSKMWIRGLTSLKKPFLHLHTQFNRDLPWSTIDMDFMNLNQAAHGDREAGFIHTRLRLGRKVVVGHWSDSEVQDRIGAWMRATHAWHDWQGARVVRFGDNMRYVAVTEGDKVATEIRFGFEVNTYGVGDLVAKVNAVSDKAISDLVAEYEKLYAVVPALKKGGKRHDELRYSARLELGMGGFLAEVGAKAYTDTFEDLHGLKQLPGMASQRLMAAGYGFGGEGDWKTSALVRAMKVMAGGQQTSFMEDYTYHMSPKGHQVLGSHMLEICPSIAQGKAAVEVHPLGIGGKEDPVRLVFDAPAGEALNASLVDLGNRFRLIINEVKAVKTPKLPKLPVARAVWECKPDFKTACAAWIYAGGAHHTGYSYVVTSEMLEDFATIAGIETVHINADTTLPQLKQDLRNNEVYYHLAQGFRV, encoded by the coding sequence ATGTCCCTCGTTAACCTGACCACTCCCGAAATCTGGTTCGTCTGCGGCTCGCAGCACCTCTACGGCGAAGGCCCGCTCAAGCAGGTCGCCGCCAACGCCCAGGCCGTCGTCGACGGCCTCGTGAAGTCCAAGCGCCTCCCGCTTCCCCTGAAGTTCAAGGCCCTCCTCGTGGACTCCGACCAGATCGCCAAGGTCTGCGTCGAAGCCAACGCCGACCCGAAGTGCGCCGGTCTCGTCCTCTGGATGCACACCTTCTCGCCGTCCAAGATGTGGATACGCGGCCTCACCTCGCTCAAGAAGCCCTTCCTCCACCTCCACACCCAGTTCAATCGCGACCTCCCCTGGTCCACGATCGACATGGACTTCATGAACCTCAACCAGGCCGCCCACGGCGACCGCGAAGCCGGGTTCATCCACACGCGTCTCCGCCTCGGCCGCAAAGTCGTCGTCGGCCACTGGTCCGACTCCGAAGTCCAGGACCGCATCGGCGCCTGGATGCGCGCCACCCACGCCTGGCACGACTGGCAGGGCGCCCGCGTCGTCCGCTTTGGCGACAACATGCGCTACGTCGCCGTCACCGAGGGCGACAAAGTCGCCACCGAAATCCGCTTCGGGTTCGAGGTGAACACTTACGGCGTCGGCGATCTCGTCGCCAAGGTTAACGCCGTCTCCGACAAGGCCATCAGCGACCTCGTCGCCGAATACGAAAAACTCTACGCCGTCGTCCCCGCCCTCAAGAAAGGCGGCAAGCGCCACGACGAACTCCGTTACAGCGCCCGCCTCGAACTCGGTATGGGCGGCTTCCTCGCCGAAGTCGGCGCGAAGGCTTACACCGACACCTTCGAAGATCTCCACGGCCTCAAGCAACTTCCCGGCATGGCTTCGCAACGCCTCATGGCCGCAGGCTACGGCTTCGGCGGCGAAGGCGACTGGAAGACCTCCGCCCTCGTCCGCGCCATGAAGGTCATGGCCGGTGGACAGCAGACCTCGTTCATGGAGGACTACACCTACCACATGTCTCCGAAAGGCCACCAAGTCCTCGGCTCGCACATGCTCGAAATCTGCCCGTCGATCGCGCAGGGCAAAGCCGCCGTCGAAGTCCACCCACTCGGCATCGGTGGCAAAGAAGACCCCGTCCGCCTCGTCTTCGACGCTCCCGCCGGTGAAGCCCTCAACGCCTCGCTCGTCGATCTCGGCAACCGTTTCCGCCTCATCATCAACGAAGTCAAAGCGGTCAAAACGCCGAAGCTCCCCAAGCTCCCCGTCGCCCGCGCCGTCTGGGAATGCAAACCCGACTTCAAGACCGCCTGCGCCGCGTGGATCTACGCGGGTGGCGCTCACCACACCGGCTACAGCTACGTCGTCACGAGCGAAATGCTCGAAGACTTCGCGACCATCGCCGGCATCGAGACGGTCCACATCAACGCCGACACGACCCTGCCGCAGCTCAAGCAAGACCTCCGCAACAACGAGGTCTACTACCACCTAGCCCAAGGCTTCCGCGTCTAA
- a CDS encoding LacI family DNA-binding transcriptional regulator, with amino-acid sequence MARVTMAIIAEKAGVSKNTVSLALRHDPQIPAHTRKRIAKIAKTMGYTKNPVVAQLMTELRKAHPAGYRRTLALLNANQDGRAFKSHPTVPAYVTGCRRRAEFHGYKLDEFWLHDPELNGDRLDRILKARGIRGALIVGLMKENQLPERFGSTWQNHACVVTGVRTRLPTLPFCCVDHHALVLQAMEQARALGYERPALVVDEHIDRLVDGRFGSGMWVAQQGLAVKNRVEGFFQVEEARKDPALFAGWLKEAKPDVIFTLYHVVKTWIEGLGMKVPRDIGLIQLEHREECKDWAGMDQHNDQTGEGAVDMLVGMVHNNEIGLPDFPRATLISGSWVEGGTVRARHVVTV; translated from the coding sequence ATGGCACGTGTCACGATGGCGATCATCGCAGAGAAGGCCGGTGTTTCGAAGAACACGGTGTCGCTGGCGCTGCGTCACGATCCGCAGATCCCGGCGCACACGCGGAAGCGGATCGCGAAGATCGCGAAGACGATGGGTTACACGAAGAATCCGGTCGTCGCGCAGCTGATGACGGAGTTGCGGAAGGCACATCCGGCGGGGTATCGGCGGACGCTGGCGTTATTGAACGCGAATCAGGATGGGCGGGCGTTTAAGAGCCATCCGACGGTGCCAGCGTATGTAACGGGATGCCGGAGACGCGCGGAGTTTCACGGGTATAAGCTGGATGAGTTCTGGTTGCACGATCCGGAGCTGAACGGTGACCGGTTGGACCGCATCTTGAAGGCGCGGGGAATCCGTGGCGCGTTGATTGTTGGGCTCATGAAGGAGAATCAGCTCCCGGAGCGGTTTGGCTCAACGTGGCAGAATCATGCGTGCGTGGTCACGGGTGTGCGCACGCGGCTCCCGACGCTGCCGTTTTGTTGCGTGGATCATCACGCGCTGGTGTTGCAGGCGATGGAGCAGGCGCGGGCGCTCGGCTATGAACGGCCTGCGTTGGTAGTGGACGAGCATATCGACCGGCTGGTGGACGGGCGTTTTGGCTCGGGGATGTGGGTGGCGCAGCAGGGGCTCGCGGTGAAAAATCGAGTCGAAGGATTTTTTCAGGTAGAGGAGGCGCGTAAAGATCCGGCGTTGTTTGCGGGGTGGCTGAAGGAAGCGAAGCCGGATGTGATTTTCACGCTCTACCATGTGGTGAAGACGTGGATCGAAGGGCTCGGGATGAAAGTGCCGCGCGACATCGGGCTCATCCAGCTGGAGCATCGCGAGGAGTGCAAAGACTGGGCGGGGATGGATCAGCACAACGATCAGACGGGCGAGGGCGCCGTCGATATGCTGGTCGGCATGGTCCACAATAATGAGATCGGGCTGCCGGATTTTCCGCGGGCGACGTTGATCAGTGGGTCGTGGGTGGAGGGTGGGACAGTGCGAGCGCGGCACGTCGTGACGGTCTGA
- a CDS encoding ribulokinase, translating into MFTLGIDYGTNSVRALIVRTSDGAEFGSAIVNYPSGSQGILLDPKDHNLARQHPGDYLFGLEKSVKTALAAAKKKPGFKADKIIGIGVDTTGSSPIPVDKNNRALAQDKKWAKNLHAQCWLWKDHTSWREAAKITELAAQHRPQFIAKCGNTYSSEWFWSKLWHCLFVAPKVFDAAYSWVELADWIPSVLAGVNDPTKVMRGVCCAGHKALYADDWGGLPDKEFLTLLHPKLADLRDRLYEKAHDASTAAGQLSPEWAKKLGLPVGIPIAIGEMDVHYGAIGCGVKEGTLVKVIGTSTCDCGVVSADKNVPDIPGICGIVKGAILPGFYGIEAGQSAVGDIFKWYVEGVLKDAKLHATLTAEAAKQKPGQHGLLALDWNNGNRTILVDQRLTGLMLGQTLHTTPAEIYRALIEATAFGARAIIERIKEYGVPIERVVCAGGIAEKNPLLMQIYADVTGCTMLVAGSSQACALGSAVSAAVLAGAHKDFPTAQKKMTGLKKVTYKPIAANRKVYDQLYSLYRQLHDSLGGRNKSADLSNVMKDLLTLKESTHA; encoded by the coding sequence ATGTTTACCCTCGGCATCGACTACGGCACCAACTCCGTCCGCGCCCTCATCGTCCGCACCTCAGACGGCGCCGAATTCGGCTCCGCCATCGTCAACTATCCCTCCGGCTCGCAAGGCATCCTCCTCGACCCGAAGGACCACAATCTCGCCCGCCAGCATCCCGGCGACTACCTCTTCGGCCTCGAGAAGAGCGTGAAAACCGCCCTCGCCGCCGCAAAAAAGAAACCCGGCTTCAAAGCCGACAAAATCATCGGCATCGGCGTCGACACCACCGGCTCCAGCCCGATTCCCGTCGATAAAAACAACCGCGCCCTCGCGCAGGACAAGAAGTGGGCAAAAAACCTCCACGCCCAATGCTGGCTCTGGAAAGACCACACCAGCTGGCGCGAAGCCGCCAAGATCACCGAACTCGCCGCGCAACACCGCCCGCAGTTCATCGCCAAGTGCGGCAATACCTACTCCTCCGAGTGGTTCTGGTCCAAACTCTGGCACTGCCTCTTCGTCGCTCCCAAAGTCTTCGACGCCGCCTACTCCTGGGTCGAACTCGCCGACTGGATTCCCTCCGTCCTCGCCGGCGTCAATGACCCGACCAAGGTCATGCGCGGCGTCTGCTGCGCCGGACACAAAGCCCTCTACGCCGACGACTGGGGCGGTCTCCCCGACAAGGAATTCCTCACGCTTCTCCATCCGAAGCTGGCTGATCTCCGCGACCGCTTGTATGAGAAAGCCCACGACGCCAGCACCGCCGCCGGCCAGCTCAGCCCCGAGTGGGCCAAAAAGCTCGGCCTCCCCGTCGGCATACCCATCGCCATCGGCGAGATGGACGTCCACTACGGAGCCATCGGTTGCGGCGTAAAAGAAGGCACTCTCGTCAAAGTCATCGGCACCTCGACCTGCGACTGCGGCGTCGTCTCGGCCGACAAAAACGTTCCCGACATCCCCGGCATCTGCGGCATCGTCAAAGGCGCCATCCTCCCCGGCTTCTACGGCATCGAGGCCGGCCAGTCCGCCGTCGGCGACATCTTTAAGTGGTATGTCGAAGGCGTCCTTAAAGACGCGAAACTCCACGCCACCCTCACCGCCGAGGCCGCGAAACAAAAGCCCGGCCAGCACGGCCTCCTCGCGCTCGATTGGAACAACGGCAACCGCACCATCCTCGTCGACCAGCGCCTCACCGGCCTCATGCTCGGCCAGACACTCCACACCACGCCCGCCGAAATCTACCGCGCCCTCATCGAAGCCACCGCCTTCGGCGCCCGCGCCATCATCGAGCGCATCAAAGAATACGGCGTCCCCATCGAGCGCGTCGTCTGCGCCGGCGGCATCGCCGAGAAAAATCCGCTCCTCATGCAGATCTACGCCGACGTCACCGGCTGCACCATGCTCGTCGCCGGCTCCTCGCAAGCCTGCGCCCTCGGCTCCGCGGTCAGTGCCGCCGTCCTCGCCGGTGCGCACAAGGATTTCCCGACCGCGCAAAAGAAGATGACCGGCCTCAAGAAGGTCACCTACAAGCCAATTGCGGCGAACCGCAAAGTCTACGACCAGCTCTATTCTTTGTACCGCCAGCTCCACGACAGCCTCGGCGGTCGCAACAAATCAGCCGACTTGAGCAACGTGATGAAGGACCTCCTCACGCTAAAAGAATCCACCCACGCGTAA